The following coding sequences lie in one Myxococcales bacterium genomic window:
- a CDS encoding OmpH family outer membrane protein codes for MNNWVRIVGFSAIAFIGVGLSTGARAEVKIAVVDLQRAINETQDGKQAKARLKKVFDQRQKSLDDAQNKLKAMKDELEKKKDVLARDVLQKKLEEYQKNFVELQSKYVDYQKELASKEGELTKTIVARMERILRVIGQQRAYSLILERSEGGVVWTPTQLDLTGEVIQRYNKGEGREGEKKAPASKSTKTKSKK; via the coding sequence ATGAACAACTGGGTAAGAATTGTCGGCTTTTCTGCGATTGCTTTCATCGGGGTGGGACTAAGCACCGGTGCTCGCGCGGAGGTGAAAATTGCCGTGGTCGACCTGCAGCGAGCCATCAATGAAACCCAGGATGGGAAACAAGCCAAAGCACGCCTCAAGAAAGTCTTTGACCAGCGACAAAAGAGCCTGGATGACGCCCAAAACAAGCTCAAGGCCATGAAAGATGAGCTTGAGAAGAAAAAAGATGTCTTGGCCCGGGATGTCCTTCAAAAGAAGCTGGAAGAGTACCAAAAGAACTTTGTCGAGTTGCAGTCCAAGTATGTCGACTATCAAAAGGAACTTGCCTCGAAGGAAGGCGAGCTCACCAAAACTATCGTCGCCCGCATGGAGCGCATTCTGCGTGTCATTGGTCAGCAGCGGGCCTATAGTCTTATTCTGGAACGGAGTGAGGGGGGCGTGGTCTGGACGCCTACACAACTGGATCTCACCGGCGAGGTGATTCAACGCTACAATAAGGGCGAGGGTCGCGAAGGCGAAAAGAAAGCTCCAGCAAGCAAGTCCACCAAGACCAAGTCCAAGAAATAA
- the bamA gene encoding outer membrane protein assembly factor BamA translates to MQLAIPAWLAIGSCLWWVGTAQAQDPGQPASNASPAADAYELSSEPKIELPTTICQGRRIRRIGVRGNYRVASQDILATLQSKRGMPCTDVMIAKDARALWDMGYFEDIIVQGKAVGNAILLVYVVKERPSIGAIIYKGNDALDDEELGEVVSLRAGEILSAPKIQEQITKIRDKYAEEGHYLARIDYKLERAPRNEVRVVFIIDEGNEVTVRRIRFVGNYHLSDEVLRGIMQTSETGFFSFLSSGDTFQKSLFDEDVNRLQAYYYDQGYLNSQIGEPRVELTADRDYIDITVPVEEGPRFKVGTIDIQELNESGSKIEPLGGKATLLNTITLERGDWFSSTTIQKDLLEITRMYRDKGYAKVLVRPDTSLQEGKRIVDIRVAIERGPPVRIERIDIRGNTRTADKVIRREMRILEGELYSQTEIEHSKARITQLGYFERVDVAESPGSRPNRMALTFEVQERSTGTFQVGAGFSSIESFILTAQVQQQNIFGTGQSLSLQLQLSGIRQLAQLRFVEPYFLDTEWTLAVDAYKTIRQFQDFNQDRTGGRIALGHPILHENLRLFGQYTLEYVDISSRTLGFFGNSSARGFNIFQRLPLANLFLDGITSSITMTLAWDSRNNRMFPSEGVYASVSTEVADGSIGSDNTYMRHQAFARFYYPLLDNVVLKLNTEIGLITSRKPTGVPIFERYYLGGIMDVRGYYLRTLGPRVGLPRSTDPNAVSSARGVVVGGNLQAFYNLELEFPLIKPVGIRGVVFTDGGNTWNLENALCQAPQTAILDPSTDPCNVDLWRLRTSWGFGVRWISQVLPPLRFEWGFPINRRSYERDFVFEFSFGNSF, encoded by the coding sequence ATGCAATTAGCGATCCCGGCGTGGTTGGCCATAGGCAGCTGTCTATGGTGGGTGGGTACGGCACAAGCTCAGGACCCGGGCCAGCCTGCGTCCAATGCGTCCCCGGCCGCCGATGCGTACGAACTTTCGAGCGAACCCAAAATAGAACTTCCGACGACGATTTGCCAAGGCCGGCGCATTCGTCGCATTGGCGTGCGCGGCAACTATCGCGTCGCATCTCAAGATATCCTTGCCACACTCCAATCGAAGCGTGGCATGCCCTGCACCGACGTGATGATTGCCAAAGACGCGCGCGCGCTTTGGGACATGGGCTATTTCGAAGATATCATCGTCCAAGGCAAGGCCGTGGGGAATGCGATCCTTCTCGTGTACGTCGTCAAAGAGCGCCCTTCGATCGGAGCCATTATCTATAAAGGCAACGATGCATTGGACGACGAGGAACTGGGAGAGGTGGTGTCCTTGCGCGCCGGCGAAATACTCTCGGCTCCTAAGATCCAGGAACAGATTACCAAGATACGCGATAAGTACGCCGAAGAAGGTCACTACTTGGCCCGTATCGATTATAAGCTTGAACGCGCGCCTCGCAACGAAGTTCGCGTGGTATTTATTATCGACGAAGGCAATGAAGTCACCGTTCGACGCATCCGTTTTGTAGGGAACTATCACCTGAGCGATGAGGTGTTGCGCGGCATCATGCAAACCAGCGAAACGGGGTTTTTCTCTTTTCTTTCCTCTGGCGACACCTTTCAGAAGAGTTTGTTTGATGAAGATGTCAATCGACTGCAGGCTTATTATTATGACCAAGGCTACCTCAACTCTCAGATAGGTGAACCTCGCGTCGAACTCACCGCAGATCGGGATTACATCGACATCACGGTGCCGGTCGAGGAAGGCCCCCGATTTAAAGTCGGCACCATCGATATCCAGGAGCTGAACGAAAGTGGCTCGAAAATCGAACCACTTGGCGGCAAAGCCACGCTCCTAAATACTATCACGCTGGAGCGCGGCGATTGGTTTAGTAGCACCACCATTCAGAAGGATTTGCTTGAGATCACGCGCATGTATCGTGACAAGGGCTATGCCAAAGTGCTGGTGCGGCCTGATACTAGCCTTCAAGAGGGCAAGCGCATCGTAGATATTCGAGTCGCCATCGAACGTGGTCCCCCAGTTAGAATCGAGCGCATCGACATTCGCGGCAACACACGCACGGCCGACAAGGTGATTCGAAGAGAGATGCGCATTCTCGAAGGCGAACTGTACAGCCAAACTGAGATCGAACATTCCAAGGCGCGCATTACCCAGTTGGGCTATTTTGAACGCGTCGATGTGGCAGAAAGCCCCGGAAGCCGGCCTAACCGCATGGCTCTCACGTTCGAAGTCCAAGAGCGGTCAACGGGGACCTTTCAGGTTGGCGCTGGATTCTCATCGATCGAGAGCTTCATTCTCACAGCACAGGTGCAGCAACAAAACATATTTGGCACGGGGCAGTCATTGTCCCTTCAGCTACAGCTTTCCGGCATCCGACAGCTTGCCCAACTACGCTTTGTCGAACCTTACTTCCTGGATACAGAATGGACACTCGCGGTCGATGCGTACAAAACTATCCGACAATTCCAAGATTTCAACCAAGATCGCACTGGCGGCCGAATCGCTCTGGGACACCCTATTTTGCATGAAAATCTGCGTTTATTTGGGCAGTACACTCTAGAATACGTCGACATCAGCTCGCGCACGCTGGGGTTCTTTGGCAACTCTTCTGCGCGTGGATTTAACATTTTTCAGCGCCTTCCGTTAGCCAATCTATTTCTAGACGGCATCACGAGTTCGATTACCATGACGTTGGCATGGGATTCTCGAAACAATCGCATGTTCCCCAGCGAGGGCGTGTATGCATCCGTTTCCACGGAAGTGGCCGACGGGTCCATCGGCTCCGATAACACGTATATGCGCCATCAGGCTTTTGCGCGTTTTTACTACCCACTCCTCGACAACGTCGTCCTCAAGCTCAACACCGAGATCGGCCTCATCACATCCAGGAAACCGACGGGAGTCCCCATTTTCGAGCGCTATTACCTCGGCGGAATCATGGATGTACGGGGTTATTACTTACGAACACTGGGACCACGGGTCGGCCTTCCGCGCTCCACCGATCCCAACGCCGTCTCGTCCGCCAGGGGCGTGGTGGTCGGCGGCAATTTGCAGGCATTTTACAATCTCGAGTTGGAGTTCCCACTGATTAAACCCGTGGGCATCCGTGGCGTTGTATTCACCGACGGCGGAAACACTTGGAACCTCGAGAACGCCCTATGCCAAGCGCCCCAGACCGCCATCCTCGATCCGAGCACCGATCCGTGTAATGTGGACCTGTGGCGTCTCAGAACTTCATGGGGATTCGGAGTCCGATGGATATCACAGGTTCTTCCGCCCCTGCGCTTTGAGTGGGGCTTTCCCATCAATCGGCGCAGCTACGAACGCGATTTTGTATTTGAGTTCAGCTTCGGCAACTCGTTCTAG
- a CDS encoding ABC transporter ATP-binding protein: protein MPSSIPLLNVQNLKKHFVHEGNRLEVLRGIDLRVQAGEMLAVVGPSGAGKSTLLHLMGALDLPTSGRIDYQGEDITRLPSPKLAEFRNHSIGFVFQFHHLLPEFTALENVMMPGLIGGLPKGPLKTRAKALLEEVGLTPRLSHRPGELSGGEQQRVALARALTMQPKVVFADEPTGNLDTASSEAVHELLFTLNRLYQTTFLVVTHNRELAARMPRMVRMRDGMIEEDQRRTEAA from the coding sequence ATGCCTTCATCCATTCCGCTCTTAAACGTTCAGAATCTCAAAAAGCATTTCGTCCACGAAGGGAACCGCCTTGAAGTGCTCCGCGGCATCGACCTTCGAGTCCAGGCGGGCGAGATGCTTGCCGTCGTAGGCCCTTCGGGCGCGGGGAAAAGTACCCTTTTACATCTGATGGGCGCACTGGACCTGCCAACGAGCGGCCGCATTGATTACCAAGGCGAGGACATCACGAGACTGCCGAGCCCCAAGCTCGCGGAGTTTCGAAACCACTCCATAGGATTTGTGTTCCAGTTCCATCATCTTCTGCCAGAGTTTACCGCGCTTGAAAACGTCATGATGCCCGGCTTGATTGGTGGGCTGCCGAAAGGTCCCCTTAAGACGCGCGCTAAGGCCCTGCTTGAGGAAGTGGGTCTGACCCCTCGCCTCAGCCACCGCCCAGGAGAACTGTCGGGAGGCGAGCAACAGCGTGTCGCGCTGGCACGGGCGTTAACCATGCAACCGAAGGTGGTATTTGCCGATGAGCCCACTGGGAACCTCGATACCGCAAGCAGCGAAGCTGTACACGAGCTCCTGTTCACCCTCAATCGCCTGTATCAGACGACCTTTTTAGTGGTCACACACAACCGCGAGCTTGCCGCGAGAATGCCTCGTATGGTGCGGATGCGTGACGGGATGATCGAAGAGGATCAGCGACGCACCGAAGCAGCCTAG
- a CDS encoding FtsX-like permease family protein: MRPSRHALGSRVWLSLDVILVTGFLWVSFTLPLHPQGDAPAHVYAALGRVLVTMLLLARVLARGLPLLLLGSEQLGIEVLVAARFLRAKKSGFLGAITALALLAVTVSSCALTTTLSVMGGFRTDLKRKILGNTPHIVAAPDHSNFEGWDPVLRIIRNTPGVVHAAPYLSTEVMISSATNLAGAVLKGMPPMSLRDSTTLAKHMRSGKLDYLEHPEKLLTLSPEERRGDPVPSKKAPSKEATNIKDSHAPSQAENRTLTIEPSEERIRDDTLKTFESPLPLEDPKEVLPGIIIGQELARSLRLFVSDEVNIVSPHGDLGPSGPLPKSRPFRVAGIFYSGMYEYDMKHVYMALKPAQDFLSVGDSISGIESRVSELDDAPAIAAKLRKSLSGVKGLKVRDWRELNKNLFGALALEKLAMFITLGIAILVASFCVISLLSLMVQEKGKGVAILKTLGATDRSIVGVFVLAGAFIGVFGAILGLSLGYSVCFLAEHFVLSVMQVLGFTQVSLAEVYYLDRLPVSMDPLEFTLVGVSSVIICVIVTIYPAILASRIRPVDALRES; the protein is encoded by the coding sequence GCAAGGCGACGCCCCTGCCCACGTTTACGCAGCGCTCGGTCGGGTGCTTGTGACTATGCTATTGCTGGCGCGGGTCTTAGCCCGCGGTCTTCCACTCTTGCTTCTAGGTTCAGAACAACTCGGTATCGAAGTGTTGGTGGCCGCGCGGTTTCTGCGCGCAAAGAAGAGCGGATTTCTGGGAGCCATCACCGCGCTTGCCTTGCTCGCAGTCACGGTCTCGTCGTGCGCCTTGACGACCACATTGTCCGTGATGGGCGGCTTTCGCACCGATCTCAAGAGAAAGATCCTGGGAAACACTCCCCACATCGTGGCCGCCCCCGACCATTCGAACTTCGAGGGCTGGGACCCCGTGCTCCGAATCATACGAAATACGCCCGGCGTGGTACATGCTGCGCCCTATCTGAGCACTGAAGTGATGATTTCGAGCGCCACCAATCTCGCCGGCGCGGTCCTCAAGGGCATGCCGCCAATGTCGCTCCGAGATTCCACCACGTTGGCCAAGCACATGCGGTCCGGCAAGTTGGATTATTTGGAGCACCCAGAGAAGCTACTCACCTTGAGTCCCGAGGAGCGCCGCGGTGACCCCGTACCATCCAAGAAAGCCCCCTCCAAAGAGGCAACCAATATAAAGGACTCACACGCGCCCTCTCAAGCCGAAAACCGCACGTTGACCATTGAACCGAGCGAGGAGCGCATACGCGATGACACTCTCAAAACATTCGAGTCGCCCTTACCGCTCGAAGACCCTAAGGAGGTACTGCCGGGCATTATCATCGGACAAGAGCTCGCTCGCTCTCTCCGATTGTTTGTCAGTGATGAAGTCAACATCGTTTCACCTCACGGGGACCTAGGACCGAGCGGCCCTTTGCCGAAGTCTCGGCCTTTTCGAGTGGCGGGAATTTTCTATAGCGGCATGTACGAATACGACATGAAGCACGTGTATATGGCGCTCAAACCCGCCCAGGATTTTCTGTCTGTGGGTGACAGTATTTCCGGCATCGAAAGCCGCGTCTCCGAGCTGGATGATGCACCCGCGATCGCCGCCAAACTCCGCAAGTCACTCAGCGGGGTTAAGGGGCTTAAGGTGCGTGATTGGCGCGAACTCAACAAAAATCTCTTTGGCGCGCTTGCGCTCGAGAAGCTCGCGATGTTCATCACCCTGGGCATCGCGATTTTGGTTGCCAGTTTCTGTGTCATCAGCCTGCTTAGCCTAATGGTGCAAGAAAAAGGCAAAGGGGTCGCGATACTTAAAACTCTCGGAGCCACTGACCGGAGCATTGTCGGAGTTTTCGTGTTGGCGGGCGCTTTTATCGGCGTTTTTGGCGCCATCTTGGGCCTTTCGCTGGGTTACAGCGTATGTTTCTTGGCTGAGCACTTTGTTTTGTCGGTGATGCAAGTGCTGGGTTTCACACAAGTAAGCTTGGCGGAAGTTTACTACTTGGATCGGCTTCCTGTGAGTATGGACCCTCTGGAGTTTACGCTCGTGGGCGTTTCCTCGGTGATTATTTGTGTTATCGTCACCATATACCCAGCCATTCTCGCAAGCCGCATACGGCCGGTCGATGCGTTACGCGAATCCTGA